A genomic segment from Lutibacter sp. A80 encodes:
- a CDS encoding Gfo/Idh/MocA family oxidoreductase, translated as MRNDRRNFLKKTTLAAAGLGLTSSSVNAMSAISYNNILGSNDRINVAIQGLGRRYPAFLEGITAKKSNVRLKYLCDVMPSQMDKAAIKVGEMVNYKPILEKNIRTILDDKDVDAVFMATPDHWHAPGAIMAMQAGKHVYLEKPCSHNPQENELIVTAQKKFNKVVQMGNQQRSSPQSIKIIKEIHNGIIGDVYKAVAFYTNGRGKVPNPVKAAPPAGLDWDLFQGPAPRKDYMHDTWNYNWHWYGWDYGTAELGNNATHELDIARWALDVKYPESVKVSASKDHFQDDGWEMYDQMLATYKFNNNKIIEWDGVSRNGYQKYGRGRGTIIYGSKGVVIVDRGGYELYDLKGKLIDQLKSGSAEGGVALGGGGSLSTLHTVNFLNTIRGNEQLTSPIETGAISQMLVHYGNIAYRIDKGFEVDQNTGKIFDRDAMKLWSRTYEPGWEPKL; from the coding sequence ATGAGAAATGATAGAAGAAATTTTTTGAAAAAAACTACGTTAGCTGCTGCTGGTTTAGGCTTAACAAGCAGTAGTGTAAATGCAATGTCTGCAATAAGTTATAATAATATTTTAGGATCTAATGATAGAATTAATGTAGCTATACAAGGTTTAGGAAGAAGATATCCAGCTTTTTTGGAAGGGATTACCGCTAAAAAGAGCAATGTTCGTTTAAAGTATTTATGTGATGTAATGCCTAGTCAAATGGATAAAGCTGCAATTAAAGTAGGTGAAATGGTAAACTATAAACCTATTTTAGAAAAAAATATTCGTACCATATTAGATGATAAGGATGTTGATGCAGTATTTATGGCAACGCCAGATCATTGGCACGCACCTGGTGCAATTATGGCTATGCAAGCAGGTAAACATGTGTATTTAGAAAAACCATGTAGTCATAACCCTCAAGAAAATGAACTTATAGTTACTGCTCAAAAGAAATTTAATAAAGTGGTTCAAATGGGGAATCAACAACGTTCATCACCCCAAAGTATCAAAATTATTAAAGAAATTCATAATGGAATTATAGGTGATGTTTATAAAGCAGTAGCTTTTTATACTAATGGTAGAGGCAAAGTTCCAAATCCTGTTAAAGCAGCACCTCCAGCAGGTTTAGATTGGGATTTATTTCAAGGTCCTGCTCCACGTAAAGATTATATGCATGATACATGGAATTATAATTGGCATTGGTATGGCTGGGATTATGGTACTGCCGAATTAGGAAACAATGCTACGCACGAATTAGATATAGCACGTTGGGCATTAGATGTTAAATATCCAGAATCTGTTAAAGTTTCAGCAAGTAAAGATCATTTTCAAGACGATGGCTGGGAAATGTATGATCAAATGTTAGCAACCTACAAGTTTAATAACAATAAGATAATTGAATGGGATGGTGTTAGTAGAAATGGATATCAAAAATATGGTAGAGGTAGAGGAACTATTATTTATGGATCTAAAGGTGTTGTTATAGTAGACCGTGGAGGTTACGAACTTTATGATTTAAAAGGTAAATTAATAGATCAATTAAAATCTGGTAGTGCTGAAGGTGGTGTTGCTTTGGGTGGAGGTGGAAGTCTCTCAACGCTACATACTGTAAACTTCTTAAACACTATACGAGGTAACGAACAACTAACTTCACCAATAGAAACAGGAGCTATTTCGCAAATGCTAGTGCATTATGGTAATATAGCTTATAGAATTGATAAAGGCTTTGAAGTTGATCAAAATACGGGTAAAATCTTTGATAGAGATGCTATGAAGCTTTGGTCAAGAACTTATGAGCCAGGTTGGGAGCCAAAACTATAA
- a CDS encoding DUF1080 domain-containing protein, with the protein MSKSILRILVFVGLFVACQQPKEEAPWVSLINNDNLEGWTVLGGVATYNVKDGVITGTSVANTPNTFLTTNKNYDNFIFEVEYKVDPSMNSGIQIRSNSLPYYRNGRVHGYQIEIDPSERAWSAGIYDEARRGWLCTLEDNPDAQAAFKQNEWNHYRVEAIGDTIKTWINNVPAAYLIDDKTSSGFIALQVHSVGKNLEKVGKSVMWKNAKILTENLSKYSTKSPIEPVITKNSLTIDETKQGWKMLWDGKTTNGWRGAKLDKFPEEGWLIENGELTVLASGGGESAAGGDIVTTELYSDFELKVDFKLTPGANSGIKYYVDTEINKGPGSSIGLEYQILDDALHPDAKLGAKEGSRTVCSLYDLIKADEQKPIKPIGEWNSAYIISKNNHVEHWLNNVKVLEYERGSDEFLKLVSESKYAKWPNFGTLEKGQILLQDHGDKVTFRNIKIRTPKNK; encoded by the coding sequence ATGAGTAAATCAATTTTAAGAATTTTAGTTTTTGTTGGGCTATTTGTAGCATGCCAGCAACCAAAAGAAGAAGCTCCATGGGTTTCACTTATAAATAATGATAATTTAGAAGGTTGGACTGTTTTAGGAGGTGTTGCAACATACAACGTAAAAGATGGTGTAATTACAGGTACTTCGGTCGCAAATACGCCAAATACGTTTTTAACTACTAATAAAAATTATGATAATTTTATTTTTGAAGTAGAATATAAGGTTGATCCTAGTATGAATTCAGGTATTCAAATAAGAAGTAATAGTTTACCTTATTATAGAAATGGAAGAGTTCATGGTTATCAAATAGAAATAGATCCTTCAGAACGTGCTTGGAGTGCTGGTATTTATGATGAAGCAAGACGTGGTTGGTTATGTACTTTAGAAGATAATCCAGATGCCCAAGCTGCTTTTAAACAAAATGAATGGAATCATTATCGTGTTGAAGCTATAGGAGATACTATAAAAACTTGGATAAATAATGTGCCTGCAGCCTACCTAATTGATGATAAAACTTCAAGCGGGTTTATTGCATTACAGGTCCATTCTGTTGGTAAAAATTTAGAAAAGGTAGGTAAAAGTGTCATGTGGAAAAACGCTAAAATTTTAACAGAAAACTTATCTAAGTATTCAACAAAATCTCCAATAGAACCAGTTATCACAAAAAATAGTTTAACAATCGATGAGACAAAACAAGGTTGGAAAATGCTTTGGGATGGAAAAACTACAAATGGATGGCGTGGAGCTAAATTAGATAAATTTCCAGAAGAAGGTTGGCTTATTGAAAATGGAGAGTTAACTGTACTTGCATCAGGTGGAGGAGAATCTGCAGCTGGTGGAGATATAGTAACTACAGAATTATATAGCGATTTTGAATTAAAAGTAGATTTTAAATTAACACCAGGAGCTAATAGTGGTATAAAATATTATGTAGATACAGAAATAAATAAAGGACCAGGATCTTCTATAGGTTTAGAATACCAAATTTTAGATGATGCATTACATCCTGATGCTAAATTAGGTGCTAAAGAAGGGAGTAGAACAGTTTGTTCTCTTTACGATTTAATTAAAGCAGATGAACAAAAACCTATTAAACCAATTGGAGAATGGAATTCAGCATATATAATTTCAAAAAACAATCATGTAGAGCATTGGTTAAACAATGTTAAAGTTTTAGAATACGAGCGTGGAAGTGATGAATTTTTAAAATTAGTTTCTGAAAGCAAATATGCTAAATGGCCTAATTTTGGAACTTTAGAAAAAGGACAAATTTTATTGCAAGACCATGGAGATAAGGTTACTTTTAGAAATATAAAAATTCGTACACCAAAAAATAAATAA
- a CDS encoding glycoside hydrolase family 105 protein — MKKSIFTFIAIITLFNYSVAQKTLNKTEIEVAMTKALDWQEAHPIFSLAPTDWTNGAYYTGVARAHKITNDQKYIAALKNYGFLNKWKTFRRTYHADDVAISYSYLYLEMNGGRKNFIDIEPTKNFLDTHLYVPNHWTDGSDTSTMDRTILWWWCDALFMAPPVLNLYAKLTDQPKYLDQMHKYYVESYNQLYDKEEHLFARDMRFVWKGTDKDLKEPNGEKIFWSRGNGWVIAGLALILDDMPKDYKHRAFYEELYKEMADKLLKIQPKSGLWHPSLLCPETFSHGEVSGSGFNTFALAWGINNGLLKKSTYLPAVKKAWKALAECQHEDGMIGWVQNIGGQPDPASYNSWQNYGTGAFLLAGSEILQLED, encoded by the coding sequence ATGAAAAAATCAATATTCACATTTATAGCAATAATTACACTGTTTAATTATTCTGTAGCTCAAAAAACGTTAAATAAAACTGAAATTGAAGTTGCAATGACAAAGGCTTTAGATTGGCAAGAAGCTCATCCTATTTTTTCTTTAGCACCTACAGATTGGACTAACGGAGCTTATTATACAGGAGTTGCGCGTGCTCATAAAATAACAAATGATCAAAAATATATAGCAGCTTTAAAAAATTATGGATTTTTAAATAAATGGAAAACGTTTAGAAGAACCTATCATGCCGATGATGTTGCAATTTCTTATAGTTATTTATACTTGGAAATGAATGGCGGAAGAAAAAACTTTATTGATATAGAGCCAACTAAAAACTTTTTAGATACTCATTTATATGTACCAAATCACTGGACAGATGGAAGTGATACTAGTACTATGGATAGAACCATTTTATGGTGGTGGTGCGATGCTTTATTTATGGCTCCTCCTGTATTAAATTTATATGCAAAATTAACGGATCAACCAAAGTATTTAGACCAAATGCATAAATATTATGTAGAATCATATAATCAATTGTATGATAAAGAAGAGCATTTATTTGCAAGAGATATGCGTTTTGTTTGGAAAGGAACAGATAAAGATTTAAAAGAACCAAATGGGGAAAAAATATTTTGGTCTCGTGGTAATGGTTGGGTAATCGCAGGATTAGCTTTAATACTAGACGATATGCCAAAAGATTATAAACATAGAGCTTTTTACGAGGAACTTTACAAAGAAATGGCAGACAAATTGTTAAAAATTCAACCAAAAAGTGGCTTATGGCATCCAAGTTTATTATGTCCAGAAACGTTTAGTCACGGAGAAGTAAGTGGAAGTGGCTTTAATACTTTTGCACTTGCTTGGGGAATAAATAATGGTTTACTTAAGAAATCAACATATTTGCCAGCTGTAAAAAAAGCTTGGAAAGCACTAGCTGAATGTCAACATGAGGATGGTATGATTGGTTGGGTACAAAATATTGGAGGGCAACCAGATCCAGCTTCTTATAATAGTTGGCAAAATTATGGAACAGGAGCTTTTTTGTTGGCTGGAAGTGAAATATTACAACTTGAAGATTAA
- a CDS encoding glycoside hydrolase family 3 N-terminal domain-containing protein, giving the protein MKKTHILFLVAFAFLFNAHSQSSSGLKDYKDASLSVDERVEALLPLMSLEEKVAQMRIFHAGIGVRSDREGNLKLSKNVLEKLKIGIAGIKNPGDHLSAVKSAKFNNKLQKYIIEQNRWGIPALFVTESYNGVDADDATKFGRPMTSAASFNPGLVNRIWDVVGREARLRGMHMCHSPEADIIRDPRFGRMSEAFGEDTYLTTQMVKNAVLGVQGNYDGLGNGTHIGAVTKHFAGYGQVLGGSNFAAIEISPRTLIDEIYPPFEAAVIEARSLGIMASHGDLNGVASHGNPELLTGVLRDQWNFKGYVVSDANDIGRLHYFMKVAETPKDAARIALEAGVDIDLYAEDAYSYLPEMVKENPELEKYIDRSVRRVLRTKFILGLFDNPYIDISEVEKGVRSQSSLELAKESDLESIILLKNEENTLPLNKNKSIKIALLGPLVKENTKAKFESVVGDNIKFVAEKGFNLTNGDSAIPELLEKDPKSIEKLVNIAKSADVNILFLGGDKYTSKEAYFDGTLGDRTTIEPLGAQDELIEKVKALGKPVIVVLQHRRTLAINTIAKEADAILDAWDLSEFGDESTAKIIFGEVSPSGKSPVTIPRSIGQLPFHYSMKEINYKKGYLFIENGPIYPFGHGLSYTDFKYSDIKVSNSEITPNSEIEVSVTVTNTGKVKAKEVVQMYLKDVSGSVTRPDKELKAFDKIELTPGESKIVTFKITPKMLEFTGIKMEKTLEAGSYIVMMGTSSEEYLETTFKLKL; this is encoded by the coding sequence ATGAAGAAAACACACATTTTATTCTTAGTAGCATTTGCTTTTCTTTTTAATGCTCATAGTCAATCATCCTCAGGATTAAAAGATTATAAAGATGCATCTTTATCTGTAGATGAAAGGGTTGAAGCCTTATTACCATTAATGTCTTTGGAAGAAAAAGTGGCTCAAATGCGAATTTTTCATGCCGGTATCGGAGTAAGATCAGATAGAGAAGGAAATTTAAAACTTTCCAAAAATGTTTTAGAAAAATTGAAGATAGGTATTGCGGGTATTAAAAACCCTGGAGATCATTTAAGTGCAGTAAAATCAGCAAAATTTAATAATAAACTTCAAAAATATATAATTGAACAAAATCGTTGGGGAATTCCTGCACTATTTGTAACGGAATCTTATAATGGAGTAGATGCAGACGATGCTACAAAATTTGGTAGACCAATGACTTCAGCAGCATCATTTAACCCAGGTTTAGTAAACCGTATTTGGGATGTTGTTGGTCGTGAGGCACGTTTAAGAGGAATGCATATGTGTCATTCTCCAGAAGCAGATATAATTCGTGACCCTCGTTTTGGTAGAATGAGTGAAGCATTTGGTGAAGACACCTACTTAACAACACAAATGGTTAAAAATGCTGTTCTTGGAGTTCAAGGAAATTATGATGGTTTAGGTAATGGAACTCATATTGGAGCCGTTACAAAACATTTTGCAGGATATGGTCAAGTATTAGGAGGTTCTAATTTTGCAGCTATAGAAATTTCACCAAGAACATTAATAGATGAAATTTATCCACCTTTTGAGGCTGCTGTAATAGAAGCAAGAAGTTTAGGTATTATGGCTTCTCACGGAGATTTAAACGGAGTTGCAAGTCACGGAAATCCAGAATTGTTAACCGGAGTATTACGTGATCAATGGAATTTTAAAGGGTATGTTGTTTCTGATGCCAATGATATTGGTAGATTACATTATTTTATGAAAGTAGCAGAAACACCTAAAGATGCTGCAAGAATTGCATTAGAAGCAGGTGTAGATATTGATTTATACGCAGAAGATGCCTACTCATACCTGCCAGAAATGGTAAAAGAAAATCCTGAATTAGAAAAATATATAGACAGATCTGTTAGAAGAGTTTTAAGAACAAAATTTATATTAGGTTTATTTGACAACCCATATATTGATATTTCAGAAGTAGAAAAAGGTGTTCGCTCTCAGTCTTCATTAGAATTGGCGAAAGAATCGGATTTAGAATCAATTATTTTATTAAAGAATGAAGAAAATACCCTTCCTTTAAATAAAAATAAATCAATAAAAATTGCATTATTAGGACCTTTAGTAAAAGAAAATACGAAGGCAAAATTTGAATCTGTAGTTGGAGATAATATAAAGTTTGTTGCAGAAAAAGGGTTTAATTTAACAAATGGTGATAGTGCAATACCAGAACTTTTAGAAAAAGATCCTAAATCAATAGAAAAGTTGGTAAATATTGCAAAAAGTGCAGATGTAAATATTTTATTTTTAGGTGGAGATAAATACACTTCAAAAGAAGCGTATTTTGATGGTACATTGGGTGATAGAACTACTATTGAACCTTTAGGAGCACAAGATGAGTTAATTGAGAAAGTAAAAGCTTTAGGGAAGCCAGTTATTGTTGTTTTACAACATAGAAGAACATTAGCAATAAATACTATTGCTAAAGAGGCAGACGCTATTTTAGATGCTTGGGATTTAAGTGAATTTGGAGACGAATCTACAGCTAAAATTATTTTTGGTGAAGTTTCTCCTTCAGGAAAATCACCTGTAACTATTCCACGATCTATTGGACAACTTCCTTTTCACTATAGTATGAAAGAAATTAATTACAAAAAAGGTTATTTATTTATTGAAAATGGTCCAATTTATCCATTTGGACACGGGTTGAGTTATACAGATTTTAAATATTCAGATATTAAAGTTTCTAATTCAGAAATAACACCAAATTCAGAAATTGAAGTAAGTGTTACAGTTACTAATACTGGAAAAGTTAAAGCTAAAGAAGTAGTACAAATGTATCTTAAAGATGTGTCAGGTTCAGTTACAAGACCAGATAAAGAATTAAAAGCATTTGATAAAATTGAATTAACTCCTGGAGAAAGTAAAATTGTAACATTTAAAATTACTCCAAAAATGCTTGAATTTACCGGTATAAAAATGGAAAAAACATTAGAAGCTGGTAGTTATATTGTTATGATGGGAACATCTTCTGAGGAATATCTAGAAACAACATTTAAATTAAAATTGTAA